Proteins found in one Seonamhaeicola sp. S2-3 genomic segment:
- a CDS encoding caspase family protein, with protein sequence MKKIILALLVCFSFQFLHAEKYALIIAVGNYPKKTGWSTISSVNDVPLIKQTLLNQKFEEANITLLIDEQATYAGIKEALNNLLSKVKPDDIVVIHYSGHGQQIFDDNDEEIDGKDEALVPYDAWVRYNNNYKGEHHFRDDELGNFITKFRNKLGKQGQLLLLLDSCHSGSSTRGGKARGSEAVFAPSNWKPNKSGDASGSDMTEKSKEKLQDNAAPFVLISGASANELNYEYKGTGSLSYAFSKAMNSLGSNFSYNQLFAKIESQMNVISPKQNPTIEGDLNVKLFNNSYVKQQPYYKVKSVPRADIIKIQAGKIQGLFKNTTVNILPSASTKVEEDKIITKGIITVSKFNESIIKLDTPLEDFNEKNYWVFIDEPSYGDIAVNVFFDASLKDNTITNGISEFLLEKNLGEVVKKIDSADVVLAAEGNNITLKATNGLIDIDKDEETRGSTTVDAINQKLFAFAQGQYLKNLDFKNYNYEFEFKLLPIEYDVLTDAVGDVLDPSILTNENGTFQVKPEVDNVVLQVTNKSERPLYFSIIEINSKGEIFPFMPNDNCSLNDDERKLAPGQTMIFKDCIFSFGPPYEKLILKGFATSTPINFQPTVETRGDNSRNAANPLETFLANSFTQSRGSTGKKSSARINGYSTEFVYEIVKE encoded by the coding sequence ATGAAAAAGATAATTTTAGCATTATTAGTTTGTTTTAGTTTTCAGTTTTTGCATGCCGAAAAGTATGCTTTAATAATAGCTGTTGGTAACTACCCCAAAAAAACGGGTTGGAGCACTATAAGCTCTGTTAATGATGTACCACTAATAAAACAAACACTTCTTAATCAAAAATTTGAAGAAGCAAACATTACCCTTTTAATAGATGAGCAAGCCACTTATGCAGGTATAAAAGAAGCTTTAAATAACTTACTAAGTAAGGTAAAACCAGATGATATTGTAGTGATTCACTATTCAGGTCACGGGCAACAAATATTTGATGATAATGATGAAGAAATTGACGGTAAAGATGAAGCTTTAGTACCATATGATGCTTGGGTAAGATACAATAACAATTACAAAGGAGAGCACCATTTTCGTGATGATGAATTAGGCAATTTTATAACTAAATTCAGAAATAAATTAGGCAAACAAGGTCAGCTACTTTTATTACTAGATAGTTGTCATTCGGGTTCAAGTACCCGGGGCGGAAAAGCAAGAGGAAGTGAAGCTGTTTTTGCTCCAAGCAATTGGAAACCTAACAAAAGCGGTGATGCTTCAGGAAGTGATATGACCGAAAAATCAAAAGAGAAATTACAAGATAATGCGGCACCTTTTGTGTTAATATCTGGTGCTTCGGCCAACGAATTAAATTATGAGTATAAAGGTACAGGCTCTTTAAGTTATGCGTTTTCTAAGGCTATGAATAGTTTAGGTAGTAACTTTTCATATAACCAGTTATTTGCAAAAATTGAGAGTCAGATGAATGTAATTTCTCCAAAACAAAACCCAACCATTGAGGGCGATTTAAACGTTAAATTATTTAATAATAGCTACGTAAAACAGCAGCCTTATTACAAAGTAAAGTCGGTTCCTAGAGCCGATATAATTAAAATTCAAGCAGGTAAAATTCAAGGGTTGTTTAAAAATACAACGGTTAATATTTTACCATCTGCAAGTACTAAAGTTGAAGAGGATAAAATCATTACAAAGGGTATCATTACCGTATCTAAATTTAACGAATCAATTATTAAACTAGATACGCCACTAGAAGATTTTAATGAAAAAAACTATTGGGTGTTTATTGATGAACCTTCGTATGGTGATATTGCTGTTAATGTGTTTTTTGATGCATCATTAAAAGACAATACAATTACTAATGGCATTTCAGAATTTTTATTAGAAAAAAATTTAGGTGAGGTTGTAAAAAAGATAGATTCTGCCGATGTTGTTTTGGCTGCCGAGGGTAATAATATTACACTAAAAGCTACCAACGGATTGATTGATATTGATAAAGATGAAGAAACCAGAGGAAGCACTACGGTTGATGCTATTAACCAAAAATTGTTTGCCTTTGCACAAGGGCAATATTTAAAAAATTTAGATTTTAAAAATTATAATTATGAGTTTGAATTTAAACTCTTACCTATTGAATATGATGTATTAACCGATGCCGTTGGAGATGTTTTAGATCCTTCAATATTAACTAATGAAAATGGTACATTTCAAGTAAAACCAGAGGTTGATAATGTAGTATTACAAGTAACTAATAAGAGTGAAAGACCTCTGTATTTTAGCATTATTGAAATTAACTCAAAAGGAGAAATTTTCCCTTTTATGCCAAATGATAATTGTTCTTTAAATGATGATGAAAGAAAACTAGCTCCTGGGCAAACTATGATTTTTAAAGATTGTATTTTTTCATTTGGCCCACCATATGAGAAACTTATTTTAAAAGGATTTGCAACATCAACACCCATAAATTTTCAACCAACTGTAGAAACCAGAGGCGATAATTCTAGAAATGCAGCTAATCCGCTAGAGACTTTTTTAGCCAATAGTTTTACACAATCTAGAGGCAGTACAGGAAAAAAATCAAGCGCTAGAATTAATGGTTACAGTACAGAGTTTGTTTATGAAATAGTCAAAGAATAA
- a CDS encoding tetratricopeptide repeat protein — MKHFLTVFFSLAVLMGLAQEGERGSIPKKTNTISEGVKHALVVGISEYHEASLRLNYAKNDAALFKDYLLLSENIPAENIAYLVDEDAVSINILRSLKKLLQNTQSGDVVYIYFAGHGDVVDDFGEKEGFLLAADANANQEYYAGGVVPLALLNNKVVGKMAANNVKVILILDACRSGFIFQEGTQKNMGTIQAMFENSTKILSCGPNELSYESSDISHGYFTYYLVKGLLGKADSNTDNNLQYRELDDYLYDNVSATVSKKHKQSQTPVLRTQNDRLVLKPVNIADNNIDIESFKNNINSSTAIASVRGVNSEKTPEVAGVIKSFNTAITKKNYYGKPTSALELYKNASKNSAFTDGLLFKMESELIKELSTSAQQLINKYISGSSVLPQGSEFSKQAKHLEICLELMGEDDFLYDRVYSSKLMLDAYAIIQSKNYSAYNVAKKKLKEALKVQSRAAYIHNALGMVYNYQQVYDSAHYHYKEAKELITTWATPIKNIGVNLLEQYQYDEAKEYLDSSLGMTGSNEDSFIKLGIINENQGKYKLAESYYKKALEINPKNTIALKKMSDIYELKGNLKNAAIWYNKAFELDSLKTIIETGLNAYIDNNNVDNKTAEQLFLNAIDLQPNTSVVYCEYADYLRTNKTNKNRLSYADSLYGLSIKKDPHNTWAYAGRGRLYYNMRNAKKAKQSFEEGIAKNPNKPLSYYYYAEYFKNVFKNNQYAEPFYLKAIKKDKYFIPAYSGLVEIYNEQKQYSKSITLLNNMIKTTPEAPDFWNLLGDTYYVKGAYLDAINAFKEAVKLDESYSKSYVNLGYSELHSNNFEAAKTYYHKALDSNPVKNKSSDIAAHIVSMAKNKNRFGTPQETKDLFKLAYDIDVSGNSGIPYSACLYINSEPNLAFKIAESTYKKVKGINLETNVLKLLVKCSIDNNDSVNADKYFKILSTVNKSPDLLLAGIYYIFKGDVNRGYALIDKTNPLILRSPKLKEMYSMETIQKYIFKN, encoded by the coding sequence ATGAAACATTTTTTAACTGTGTTTTTTTCTCTTGCAGTACTTATGGGGTTAGCTCAAGAGGGAGAACGTGGATCTATTCCTAAAAAAACTAATACAATTTCTGAAGGCGTTAAACATGCTTTGGTAGTAGGGATATCTGAGTATCATGAAGCGAGTTTGCGCCTTAACTATGCTAAAAATGATGCCGCTTTATTTAAAGATTATCTTTTGCTTTCTGAAAACATTCCAGCAGAAAATATTGCCTATTTGGTAGATGAAGATGCTGTATCAATTAATATTTTAAGGTCTTTGAAAAAGTTATTACAAAATACTCAATCTGGAGATGTAGTTTATATATACTTTGCAGGTCATGGTGATGTGGTTGATGATTTTGGTGAAAAAGAAGGGTTTCTTTTAGCAGCCGATGCCAATGCTAATCAAGAATATTATGCAGGTGGCGTAGTACCTTTAGCTTTATTGAATAATAAAGTTGTTGGTAAAATGGCAGCAAATAACGTTAAAGTTATTCTTATTCTAGATGCTTGTAGGTCTGGATTTATCTTTCAGGAAGGAACACAAAAAAATATGGGAACCATTCAAGCCATGTTTGAAAATTCAACTAAAATTCTAAGCTGTGGCCCCAATGAATTATCCTATGAAAGCAGTGATATTAGTCATGGGTATTTTACCTATTACTTGGTAAAAGGTCTTTTAGGAAAAGCCGATAGTAATACCGATAATAATTTGCAGTATAGGGAGTTAGATGATTATTTGTATGATAATGTATCAGCTACCGTTTCTAAAAAACACAAGCAAAGTCAAACCCCAGTTTTAAGAACTCAAAACGATAGGTTAGTATTAAAACCTGTTAATATTGCCGATAATAATATTGATATTGAATCTTTTAAAAATAACATTAATAGCAGTACTGCAATAGCTTCGGTAAGAGGCGTTAATTCAGAGAAAACCCCAGAGGTAGCAGGAGTTATTAAAAGTTTTAATACGGCTATTACTAAAAAGAACTACTATGGTAAGCCAACAAGTGCCTTAGAACTTTATAAGAATGCTTCTAAAAACAGCGCATTTACTGATGGTTTATTGTTTAAAATGGAATCTGAATTAATTAAAGAGTTATCAACTTCGGCTCAACAATTAATCAATAAATATATTAGTGGTTCTTCTGTTTTACCACAAGGAAGCGAATTTAGTAAACAAGCAAAGCATCTTGAAATTTGCTTAGAATTAATGGGTGAAGATGATTTTCTTTACGATAGGGTGTATTCTAGTAAACTTATGTTAGATGCTTATGCCATTATACAAAGCAAAAATTATAGTGCATACAATGTTGCTAAGAAAAAACTAAAAGAAGCTTTAAAAGTTCAATCTAGAGCAGCTTACATACATAATGCTCTAGGCATGGTGTATAATTATCAACAAGTATATGATAGTGCTCATTATCATTATAAAGAAGCAAAAGAACTCATTACAACTTGGGCAACACCAATAAAAAATATAGGAGTTAATCTTTTAGAGCAATACCAATATGACGAAGCCAAAGAATACCTTGATTCATCATTAGGTATGACTGGTTCTAACGAAGATTCTTTCATTAAATTAGGAATAATTAATGAAAATCAAGGTAAATATAAACTAGCAGAAAGTTATTATAAAAAGGCTTTAGAAATTAATCCTAAAAACACAATTGCTCTAAAAAAGATGAGCGATATCTATGAGTTAAAAGGAAATTTAAAAAATGCTGCTATATGGTATAATAAAGCTTTTGAGTTAGACTCCTTGAAAACCATTATTGAAACAGGACTTAATGCATATATTGATAATAATAATGTAGATAACAAAACAGCAGAACAACTTTTTTTAAATGCTATTGATTTACAACCAAACACATCGGTAGTTTATTGTGAATATGCAGATTATTTAAGAACTAATAAAACAAATAAAAACAGATTGAGTTATGCCGATTCATTATATGGTTTATCCATAAAAAAAGATCCACATAACACATGGGCTTATGCAGGAAGAGGTAGGTTATATTACAACATGCGAAATGCCAAGAAAGCCAAACAATCGTTTGAAGAAGGTATAGCAAAGAACCCTAATAAACCTTTGTCTTACTACTATTATGCAGAGTATTTTAAAAATGTTTTTAAAAATAACCAGTACGCAGAACCTTTTTACTTGAAGGCCATAAAAAAAGATAAATATTTTATTCCAGCGTATAGTGGTCTAGTAGAAATTTATAATGAACAGAAGCAATACAGTAAATCTATTACTTTATTGAATAACATGATTAAAACCACACCAGAGGCGCCAGATTTTTGGAATCTTTTGGGAGATACCTATTATGTAAAAGGAGCTTATTTAGATGCTATAAATGCTTTTAAAGAAGCTGTGAAATTAGATGAATCTTACTCAAAGAGTTATGTAAATTTGGGGTATAGCGAATTACATTCTAACAATTTTGAAGCTGCCAAAACGTATTATCATAAAGCTTTAGATAGTAACCCTGTAAAGAACAAATCGTCAGATATTGCTGCTCATATTGTATCAATGGCTAAGAATAAAAATAGATTTGGAACACCGCAAGAAACTAAAGACTTATTTAAACTTGCCTATGATATTGATGTTTCTGGAAACTCAGGAATACCTTATTCAGCATGTTTGTATATAAATTCAGAACCCAATTTAGCTTTTAAAATTGCAGAGAGTACTTATAAAAAAGTAAAAGGAATAAATTTAGAAACCAATGTTTTAAAGCTTTTGGTTAAATGCTCCATTGATAATAATGATAGTGTTAATGCAGATAAATATTTTAAAATATTAAGTACTGTAAATAAATCTCCAGATTTACTATTGGCGGGTATTTATTATATTTTTAAAGGCGATGTTAATAGAGGATATGCCTTAATAGATAAAACAAACCCGTTAATATTAAGGTCTCCCAAACTAAAAGAAATGTATAGTATGGAAACCATTCAAAAGTATATTTTTAAAAATTAA
- a CDS encoding caspase family protein — MRYLKITFAFLFNIIAMLSFSQVNNNISVSLKDYHAASLTEIISTEDGKYFISADNSGKILMYNTSNYSYHKTLRKASGIPIENMRLLKHDSLLLFNQKHMFSDGKTDSLIGIRLYDNKVILKKNLSGSFIGKQEDIIIAKSKNQYLYILEVFDKNFKKITAAYPKNNVEIAATNKNHFTIAYVENKLSIQQNLVVINTKTAEEIINLPVPETQVIIHLFFDNNTDELFSVNTDTKNNKTHIYNLSKNPEFTNPVFSIENILGRFTNVNTFNTESAYHIAISSNSTLPYNPILIKKEHGKFSAEIPKTKNGTTQCLLIKQKNEYVFFEPFNANFNSINSFSVYDIDSKVFTKQVPKESVKFYSGTFLPNNNWMVMGNELQKNLLTSYEHQIKYFETGTFNNRFNKLDFTNYLEAKHSTVEFTNTTFNINKLTGIHPFYGYKKLDEYNQDYGFYTYDFIKDKVEKIAEENRNYTTILDYNNSKNLLLLSKRLYSNGGHTEPQEFVLLSNNKLNVLKGKYKFGKLSNNGDFLLTINSENLAEIQEIKTQKVVFSTPLIDGKFKLFSIENNSFIISNSYYELDINKCNKESVIIEFDAATSKYKSQKTDCVYITDVAYANDNVAMIADGFGLLFNKKTLQFHQSEFPIRVSLNQKGDKLMITFSNGKISIYNTNTLKEIGVMIHPNKNTHAFIDSNGYFFSNVNSEDFFTAYKDNKVIPIDEAETLYFNPEKVLNIFGTPNMQYVNALKKALNIKAKNQQNSTEIKRSKAEKNLLPPELYVLSIGVSEYQQADFNLTFADKDAFDIAKIYGELPKKDMFEYKTKFFGNQFSLFNANEPVKSVNKYFGNYKGAGNLYAVSADRTIWLEENNDDFFLWDFNKKTTEKLNVPKGFKMPFVATNKVVFINPDNSGFYIIDKNNDYYQFTFSSKQLKKIKLPFTQIKGAPKLTVNNNWVQFSSKFNGSNNYGILEIGKTNKSVSNTIKFKIDVVEVFENGQKTFDTVYGTVPQFKAISNNGNYLIYADYIDLFWVDLTNNAPTPVKLNIKKTFDYNTEFFISNDGETISFLNVDTLKNYKVETYNLEGILKDSVVVNNAFAFSWFNNIPFWIKSTPPLVEEDLFDSNELLEKNAPFSFKQTHIKHIINANATNNNIKLALIKFLKKAKSNDQIIVFLAGHGVLDKDLNYYFAPHDMDFNNVTKKGVSLNTIIESLNKSNSKNILLLIDSCHSGNTLDIETSEIDVIHTNSNNERGSKSRKTSKNSKFKVSEIISSLFKDFLSTSGITIISASSGEDVAYENKELGNGAFTSAYIKLLKKELNGNGLFIDEKDLQKSIHITPENIEELLKDVMITTNGKQVPDLRELNPNSNLKMW; from the coding sequence ATGAGATATTTAAAAATTACGTTTGCTTTCCTATTCAACATCATTGCAATGTTGAGCTTTTCACAAGTTAATAACAATATTTCTGTTAGCTTAAAAGACTATCATGCTGCATCTCTTACCGAAATTATTTCTACAGAAGATGGCAAATATTTTATTTCTGCCGATAATTCTGGAAAAATATTAATGTACAACACCAGCAATTATTCATACCATAAAACACTTAGAAAAGCATCTGGCATACCTATTGAAAACATGCGATTACTCAAGCATGATTCTTTGTTGCTTTTTAATCAAAAACACATGTTTAGCGATGGGAAAACAGATTCTTTAATTGGCATAAGGCTATACGATAATAAAGTAATACTTAAAAAAAACCTAAGCGGTAGTTTTATTGGTAAACAGGAAGATATTATTATAGCCAAGTCTAAAAACCAATACCTATATATTCTTGAAGTTTTTGACAAAAATTTTAAAAAAATAACCGCTGCCTACCCTAAAAACAACGTTGAAATTGCAGCCACCAACAAAAACCATTTTACAATAGCATATGTTGAAAATAAATTAAGTATACAACAAAACCTAGTAGTTATAAATACTAAAACTGCTGAGGAAATAATTAATTTACCCGTTCCAGAAACACAAGTAATCATTCATCTGTTTTTTGATAATAACACAGACGAACTATTTTCTGTTAATACAGATACAAAAAACAATAAAACCCACATATATAACTTAAGTAAAAACCCAGAATTTACTAATCCTGTTTTTTCAATAGAAAATATTTTAGGCAGGTTTACAAACGTAAATACTTTTAATACAGAGAGCGCTTACCATATTGCTATAAGTTCAAATTCAACATTACCCTATAACCCAATACTTATAAAAAAAGAACATGGTAAGTTTAGCGCAGAGATACCTAAAACAAAAAACGGAACTACACAGTGCCTTTTAATTAAGCAAAAAAACGAGTATGTGTTTTTTGAGCCTTTTAACGCTAATTTTAACAGTATAAATAGCTTTAGTGTTTATGATATTGATTCAAAAGTCTTCACAAAACAAGTCCCAAAAGAATCTGTTAAGTTTTATTCTGGAACCTTTTTACCAAATAACAATTGGATGGTTATGGGTAATGAGTTGCAAAAAAATCTCCTTACTAGCTATGAGCATCAAATAAAATATTTTGAAACAGGTACCTTTAATAATAGGTTTAACAAATTAGATTTCACCAATTATTTAGAAGCAAAACACAGTACTGTAGAGTTTACAAATACCACTTTTAATATTAATAAACTTACTGGTATTCATCCGTTTTATGGATACAAAAAACTTGATGAATACAATCAAGATTACGGTTTTTACACCTATGATTTTATAAAAGACAAAGTTGAAAAAATAGCTGAAGAAAACAGAAATTACACTACCATTTTAGACTATAACAATTCTAAGAACCTGCTTCTATTAAGCAAGCGCTTATATAGTAATGGTGGTCATACAGAGCCTCAAGAATTTGTATTATTAAGCAACAATAAACTAAATGTTTTAAAAGGCAAATACAAGTTTGGAAAACTATCTAATAACGGAGACTTCTTGTTAACTATAAATTCAGAAAACTTAGCTGAAATTCAAGAAATTAAAACACAAAAAGTTGTTTTTAGCACCCCTTTAATTGATGGAAAATTTAAACTATTTAGTATTGAAAATAATTCATTTATAATTAGTAATTCATATTATGAATTAGATATAAATAAATGCAACAAAGAGTCTGTTATTATTGAATTTGATGCAGCCACTTCAAAATATAAAAGTCAAAAAACAGACTGTGTTTATATAACAGATGTAGCTTATGCTAATGATAATGTAGCAATGATAGCAGATGGTTTTGGTCTCCTTTTTAACAAAAAAACATTACAATTTCACCAATCTGAATTTCCAATTAGAGTATCATTAAACCAAAAGGGAGACAAGCTAATGATTACTTTTAGTAATGGTAAAATTTCAATATATAACACAAATACCCTAAAGGAAATTGGGGTAATGATACACCCAAATAAAAACACACATGCTTTTATTGATAGTAATGGCTACTTTTTTAGTAACGTTAATTCAGAAGATTTTTTCACAGCATATAAAGACAATAAAGTTATCCCTATAGATGAAGCTGAAACCCTTTATTTTAACCCTGAGAAGGTGTTAAATATATTTGGAACACCAAACATGCAATATGTAAACGCTTTAAAAAAAGCACTTAACATTAAAGCTAAAAACCAACAAAACAGCACTGAAATTAAACGTTCTAAAGCAGAAAAAAATCTATTGCCTCCAGAATTATATGTGCTTTCAATAGGTGTTTCAGAATACCAACAAGCTGATTTTAATTTAACCTTTGCCGATAAAGATGCTTTTGATATTGCTAAGATTTATGGAGAACTACCTAAAAAAGATATGTTTGAATATAAAACTAAATTTTTTGGTAATCAATTCTCCTTATTTAATGCTAATGAGCCTGTTAAATCTGTAAATAAATATTTTGGAAACTATAAAGGTGCTGGTAATTTATATGCAGTAAGTGCCGATAGAACAATTTGGTTAGAAGAAAATAATGATGACTTTTTCCTTTGGGATTTTAATAAAAAAACTACCGAAAAACTAAACGTACCTAAAGGCTTTAAAATGCCCTTTGTTGCTACTAATAAAGTAGTTTTTATTAACCCCGATAACTCTGGATTTTATATTATAGATAAAAATAATGACTATTACCAATTTACGTTTTCATCAAAACAATTAAAAAAAATAAAACTGCCTTTTACCCAAATAAAAGGAGCGCCTAAATTAACAGTCAATAATAATTGGGTGCAATTTTCATCTAAATTTAATGGCAGTAACAACTACGGTATTTTAGAAATAGGAAAAACAAACAAGTCTGTTTCTAATACAATTAAGTTTAAAATTGATGTTGTTGAAGTTTTTGAAAACGGACAAAAAACATTCGACACCGTTTATGGAACAGTACCTCAATTTAAAGCCATTTCTAACAATGGTAATTACCTAATTTATGCAGATTATATAGATTTATTTTGGGTTGATTTAACAAATAACGCTCCTACTCCTGTTAAACTAAATATTAAAAAAACTTTTGATTATAATACAGAATTCTTTATTTCAAATGATGGTGAAACTATATCTTTTTTAAATGTAGATACTCTAAAAAACTATAAAGTTGAAACTTATAATTTAGAAGGAATATTAAAAGATAGTGTTGTTGTTAATAATGCATTTGCCTTTAGCTGGTTTAACAACATTCCTTTTTGGATTAAATCTACTCCCCCATTGGTAGAAGAAGACCTCTTTGACTCTAATGAATTGTTAGAAAAAAATGCGCCTTTTTCATTTAAACAAACACATATAAAACATATTATTAATGCAAATGCTACAAACAATAATATTAAATTGGCTTTAATTAAGTTTCTTAAAAAAGCTAAAAGCAACGACCAAATTATAGTATTTCTTGCGGGTCATGGGGTTTTAGATAAAGACTTAAACTACTACTTTGCGCCTCATGATATGGATTTTAATAACGTAACCAAAAAAGGAGTTTCTTTAAACACTATTATAGAAAGTTTAAACAAATCTAACTCTAAAAACATATTACTTTTAATAGATTCTTGCCATTCTGGAAATACCTTAGATATAGAAACTTCTGAAATTGATGTAATTCATACTAATAGCAACAATGAACGTGGTTCAAAATCTAGAAAAACTAGTAAAAACTCTAAATTTAAAGTCTCTGAAATAATATCATCTTTGTTTAAAGATTTTTTATCTACTAGTGGTATTACAATCATTTCTGCTTCCTCTGGCGAAGATGTGGCCTATGAAAACAAAGAATTGGGAAATGGAGCTTTTACATCGGCCTATATAAAATTACTAAAGAAAGAGTTAAATGGTAATGGTCTTTTTATTGACGAAAAAGATTTACAGAAATCAATACATATTACCCCAGAAAATATTGAAGAACTGCTTAAAGATGTCATGATAACTACCAACGGAAAACAAGTTCCTGATTTACGAGAATTAAACCCAAATTCTAACTTAAAAATGTGGTAA
- a CDS encoding CHASE2 domain-containing protein, with protein MISEQTKLLWRDSFLCTLLSFIVSGILLFTFLNISVLDPFYKAFKDFRFTDIYYSKIYTNSSVEKDIIVVNIKQSDRFTIAQAIEKVQQQNPKVIGIDAIFKEPKNTFTDSILKAVLNKYENIVTAYYFEGDSLISNHNYFKTNNENQGFINVNFNNDDKVIRDFLGLKKPENKLSFATQVALKAGKLSQTNAETLSEGIPINYFGNLDAFLTFDIDELLDLESSIPSIKNAIVLFGYLGTPTGNAFDIEDKHFTPLNKTFVGKSTPDMFGVLIHANIIKMLTTNSFISKVPKFLIYILAFISTFFIIMLGMKLYKKSELLYDIIIKAIQLIISIALLYLALLLLKQSIYIYITPILVLTVFGLEMIDFYVYLLDYLKKRFKWQSYLLN; from the coding sequence ATGATTTCAGAACAGACTAAATTACTGTGGAGAGATAGTTTTCTATGTACTTTACTTTCTTTTATTGTTTCTGGAATTTTATTATTTACTTTTTTAAACATTAGTGTTTTAGACCCCTTTTACAAAGCTTTTAAAGACTTTAGGTTCACAGACATTTATTACTCTAAAATCTACACAAATAGCAGCGTAGAAAAAGACATCATTGTTGTTAATATAAAACAAAGTGATAGGTTTACCATAGCCCAAGCTATAGAGAAAGTACAACAACAAAACCCAAAAGTAATTGGTATTGATGCCATTTTTAAAGAACCTAAAAACACATTTACAGATTCTATATTAAAAGCTGTTTTAAACAAATATGAAAATATTGTCACCGCTTATTATTTTGAAGGTGACTCTTTAATTTCAAATCATAATTACTTTAAAACTAATAATGAAAATCAAGGCTTTATAAATGTAAACTTCAATAATGATGACAAAGTAATTAGAGACTTTTTAGGGCTTAAAAAACCAGAAAACAAATTGTCTTTTGCAACTCAAGTAGCCTTAAAGGCTGGTAAATTGAGTCAAACAAACGCTGAAACTTTAAGCGAAGGTATTCCTATAAATTACTTTGGAAATTTAGATGCTTTTTTAACTTTTGATATTGATGAATTATTAGATTTAGAATCATCAATTCCTTCAATAAAAAATGCCATAGTATTATTTGGCTATTTAGGAACTCCCACAGGAAATGCTTTTGATATAGAAGACAAACATTTCACACCTCTTAATAAAACCTTTGTAGGCAAATCAACCCCCGATATGTTTGGCGTTTTAATTCATGCCAACATAATAAAAATGCTAACTACAAACAGCTTTATAAGTAAAGTGCCCAAATTTTTAATTTATATATTAGCCTTTATAAGTACCTTTTTCATCATAATGCTAGGAATGAAACTTTATAAAAAAAGTGAATTGCTTTATGATATTATAATTAAAGCAATACAGCTAATCATTTCTATAGCATTACTATACTTGGCACTTTTATTGCTTAAACAGAGTATATACATTTATATAACCCCTATTTTAGTACTAACAGTTTTTGGTTTAGAGATGATTGATTTTTATGTTTATCTCCTAGACTATTTAAAAAAACGCTTTAAATGGCAAAGTTACTTGTTAAACTAA
- a CDS encoding F0F1 ATP synthase subunit epsilon has protein sequence MYLEIVSPETTLFSGEVESVAVPGVNGEFQMLKDHAPIVSLLKEGSVKIFGAIELDEEVQDKFTKGDKNTTLLHINSGTVEMSNNKVIVLAD, from the coding sequence ATGTATTTAGAAATTGTATCGCCAGAAACCACTTTATTTAGTGGAGAAGTTGAATCGGTTGCTGTTCCAGGTGTGAATGGTGAGTTTCAAATGCTTAAAGATCACGCACCTATTGTTTCTTTATTGAAAGAAGGTTCTGTGAAAATTTTCGGAGCTATTGAATTAGATGAAGAAGTACAGGATAAATTTACTAAAGGGGATAAAAACACAACTTTATTACACATTAATTCTGGTACTGTTGAAATGAGCAATAATAAAGTAATTGTTTTAGCAGATTAA